In one Nitrososphaera viennensis EN76 genomic region, the following are encoded:
- a CDS encoding methionine--tRNA ligase has translation MSEQGHNNNNNNTISFDEFIKVQLKIGKVISAEAIPGMKKVFKAIVDIGTEKREVAVGAALWIKPEDFVGRTVVICTNLAPRKIGEMTSNGMLLAADGPEGKPVFLTTVEEAALGAPIH, from the coding sequence ATGAGCGAGCAAGGCCACAATAATAATAACAACAACACCATCTCGTTTGACGAGTTTATCAAGGTGCAGCTAAAGATCGGCAAGGTCATTAGCGCAGAGGCCATTCCCGGCATGAAAAAGGTGTTCAAGGCCATTGTCGACATTGGCACAGAAAAGCGCGAGGTCGCAGTGGGCGCGGCTCTGTGGATAAAGCCGGAGGATTTTGTCGGCAGGACCGTCGTGATATGTACCAACCTTGCGCCCAGAAAAATTGGCGAAATGACGTCAAACGGCATGCTCTTGGCGGCAGACGGTCCAGAAGGCAAGCCGGTTTTCCTTACCACGGTTGAAGAGGCGGCGCTTGGCGCGCCTATACACTGA
- a CDS encoding twin-arginine translocase TatA/TatE family subunit, producing MPFSGLLMMNIAGSEWIIIILVALILIFGAKRLPQVSRTFGKAVGEYEKARQQFRQEMQGAAEQARRDAGINKIPRITRPVATEREKLEMIAASLGIDFAGKSDEELKLLISQRMNV from the coding sequence ATGCCGTTTTCCGGCCTGCTCATGATGAACATAGCGGGATCAGAATGGATAATCATAATCCTTGTTGCGCTTATACTCATCTTTGGTGCAAAGCGCCTGCCGCAGGTCTCGCGCACATTCGGAAAGGCGGTTGGCGAGTACGAAAAGGCCCGCCAGCAGTTCAGGCAAGAGATGCAGGGTGCTGCCGAGCAGGCAAGGAGGGACGCCGGCATAAATAAGATCCCGAGGATAACCCGCCCCGTTGCAACAGAGCGGGAAAAGCTGGAGATGATAGCAGCCTCGCTTGGCATCGACTTCGCCGGCAAGAGCGACGAGGAGCTCAAATTGCTCATCTCTCAGCGCATGAATGTATAA
- a CDS encoding cyclophilin-like fold protein, with product MKTAAFLEFPAIGEKAEIELDGAQSPRTVKAIIGSLPLTMTIERWGDELYSEATPVKVAKENAKPEVCLFDVAYWPKGSALCFFYGPTPISKARGTIVPYSPVNIVGRIKSRPPDIQDFLRRVEEAHVAKRVPAILR from the coding sequence ATGAAGACAGCAGCATTTCTTGAATTTCCAGCGATAGGCGAAAAGGCAGAGATCGAGCTTGATGGCGCGCAGTCGCCCCGGACGGTCAAGGCGATTATCGGCAGCCTGCCCCTGACCATGACGATCGAAAGGTGGGGCGACGAGCTGTATTCAGAGGCGACGCCGGTAAAGGTTGCAAAGGAAAACGCAAAACCAGAGGTGTGCCTGTTTGACGTCGCGTACTGGCCTAAAGGCAGCGCGCTGTGCTTCTTTTACGGACCTACGCCAATAAGCAAGGCGCGCGGCACGATAGTGCCATACTCGCCAGTCAACATTGTCGGCAGGATAAAGTCAAGGCCGCCAGACATCCAGGATTTCCTGCGCAGGGTAGAAGAGGCGCACGTAGCAAAGCGCGTGCCTGCGATCCTGCGCTAG
- a CDS encoding NAD(P)-dependent oxidoreductase → MKVGIAGLGLMGSGIAKRLISTGHDVWVYNRDRSKTGPFSKDARVAASPIELASNCDLVITIVTNFDAVREVFFGDAGIAKSKDAPAIIADASTISPEQSAYCAQELRKGGIEMLGMPVMGGPAAAEAGELVPMVAGNRQAFEKARPVMEKMGKHVFYISEKDGAANAVKLALNLNIALIATAVSEGITLVKGSGIDPAVFVQVLNSTYFKTGLSEKKGPLMVANDYEPSFHLKNMLKDLELANDTAQAHGITLPTAALVQQMFRAANNSGYSEMDYTAICAFLAKINGMEGK, encoded by the coding sequence GTGAAGGTTGGCATCGCCGGACTTGGCCTGATGGGCTCTGGCATTGCAAAGCGCTTGATAAGCACCGGCCACGATGTCTGGGTCTATAACCGGGACAGGTCCAAGACGGGCCCGTTTTCAAAGGATGCCCGGGTGGCTGCAAGCCCCATTGAACTTGCCTCAAACTGCGATCTTGTGATAACCATTGTGACAAACTTTGACGCAGTCAGGGAAGTGTTTTTCGGCGACGCAGGCATCGCCAAGTCCAAGGATGCACCGGCAATAATCGCAGACGCCAGCACCATCTCGCCAGAGCAGTCTGCGTACTGCGCGCAGGAGCTGCGCAAGGGTGGCATCGAAATGCTTGGCATGCCCGTAATGGGCGGGCCTGCAGCTGCCGAGGCAGGCGAGCTTGTGCCCATGGTTGCCGGGAACAGGCAGGCGTTTGAAAAGGCAAGGCCGGTGATGGAAAAGATGGGCAAGCACGTGTTTTACATCTCTGAAAAGGACGGTGCCGCAAACGCGGTGAAACTTGCCCTCAACCTCAACATCGCGCTAATTGCAACGGCAGTCTCGGAAGGCATCACGCTTGTAAAGGGCTCTGGCATCGACCCTGCGGTGTTTGTGCAGGTGCTAAACAGCACATACTTCAAGACCGGCCTGTCAGAGAAAAAAGGGCCGCTCATGGTGGCAAACGACTATGAGCCCTCTTTTCACCTGAAGAACATGCTAAAAGACCTAGAGCTTGCAAATGACACGGCGCAGGCACACGGCATCACGCTTCCAACCGCCGCGCTCGTACAGCAGATGTTCCGGGCGGCAAACAACAGCGGGTACTCTGAGATGGATTATACCGCAATCTGCGCCTTTCTTGCCAAGATAAACGGGATGGAAGGAAAATAA
- a CDS encoding transcription initiation factor IIB, giving the protein MKTSLVSPCKHEKTVTDPESGEIICRSCGLVISDKIQEMRPEWRAFTSQEADDRARTGIPSSLARHDMGLSTVIARTDKDASGRLIEGVMKSTMDRLRAWDFRTQAHSPTDRNLRQAFSELDRLKDKLSLSDAVVEKTAYIYRKAQERGLVRGRTISATLGAALYIAIRETGMSRTLKDIAETSNVKRKDLARMYRLVVLELDLKIPMIDPMKCIARVASKSGLSEKTKRHAMNIMYDVVKSGMSAGKDPMGLAASVLYMASLETGENRTQTDIAEAAGVTEVTVRNRYKNLKSRLDSLAN; this is encoded by the coding sequence ATGAAAACATCGCTAGTATCCCCATGCAAACACGAAAAGACGGTCACAGACCCAGAGTCTGGCGAGATTATTTGCCGGAGCTGCGGGCTCGTGATATCGGACAAGATACAAGAGATGCGGCCCGAATGGCGCGCGTTTACCTCTCAAGAGGCAGACGACAGGGCTAGGACTGGAATCCCCAGTTCCCTCGCACGCCATGACATGGGCCTGTCTACAGTGATTGCAAGGACGGACAAGGACGCAAGCGGGCGCCTGATAGAGGGTGTCATGAAGTCAACTATGGACAGGCTGAGGGCGTGGGATTTCCGCACGCAGGCCCACTCGCCGACTGATAGGAACCTCAGGCAGGCGTTCTCGGAGCTGGACAGGCTAAAAGACAAGCTGTCGCTGTCCGACGCCGTGGTGGAAAAGACGGCTTACATATACAGAAAAGCGCAAGAGCGCGGTCTCGTAAGGGGCAGGACCATATCCGCGACCCTTGGAGCGGCGCTGTACATTGCGATACGCGAGACAGGCATGTCAAGGACGCTAAAAGACATCGCCGAGACCAGCAACGTCAAGCGCAAGGACCTGGCAAGGATGTACAGGCTCGTAGTGCTTGAACTGGACCTGAAAATCCCGATGATAGACCCGATGAAGTGCATCGCAAGGGTCGCAAGCAAGTCGGGATTGAGCGAAAAGACCAAGCGGCATGCTATGAACATCATGTATGATGTCGTAAAGAGCGGCATGTCCGCCGGCAAGGACCCTATGGGACTTGCGGCATCAGTGCTGTACATGGCGTCGCTTGAGACAGGCGAGAACAGGACCCAGACGGACATCGCCGAGGCCGCAGGGGTCACCGAAGTGACCGTCAGAAATAGGTACAAGAATCTAAAGAGCCGGCTTGATTCGCTGGCGAATTAG
- a CDS encoding PAC2 family protein, producing the protein MVKLSVLKDVQAGEFTAFASLPDMGRVGGLVSSFLAQHLKCEQVAEVVASDKPWVSYSNGVVKSASDTYKVFYDRAHKLLVFTGESQPQDPGQLYALCNAFLDYAQKIGTVKKLYGAGGYLREQLTGAPRVCGVVNRSELKKALAKAGIDLVGSEISSITWFNGVILGLAAERGIDAIGLFGEIAETTVPQPLAAKSIVAAFSKLEKIPLDTKPLDQHYESILEEIQKKKEPGKFGPGIG; encoded by the coding sequence ATGGTAAAGCTTTCCGTGCTGAAAGACGTACAGGCAGGCGAGTTTACCGCGTTTGCGTCGCTTCCGGACATGGGGCGCGTCGGCGGGCTCGTGTCGTCCTTTCTTGCGCAGCACCTAAAGTGCGAGCAGGTTGCCGAGGTCGTGGCAAGCGACAAGCCGTGGGTGTCGTACTCTAACGGCGTGGTAAAAAGCGCAAGCGACACTTACAAGGTATTTTATGACAGGGCGCACAAACTGCTGGTGTTCACGGGCGAGTCGCAGCCGCAGGACCCTGGGCAACTATACGCGCTGTGCAATGCCTTTTTAGACTATGCGCAAAAAATCGGCACGGTAAAAAAGCTGTACGGCGCCGGCGGCTACCTCCGCGAGCAACTGACGGGCGCGCCGAGGGTATGCGGAGTGGTCAACAGGTCGGAACTGAAAAAGGCGCTGGCAAAGGCCGGCATAGACCTAGTCGGAAGCGAAATCTCTAGCATCACGTGGTTTAACGGGGTGATCCTCGGCCTTGCCGCAGAGCGGGGCATCGACGCAATCGGCCTGTTTGGCGAGATAGCGGAAACCACTGTCCCGCAGCCGCTTGCGGCAAAGAGCATAGTGGCCGCGTTTTCAAAGCTGGAAAAGATCCCCCTTGACACCAAGCCACTTGACCAGCACTACGAGTCGATACTTGAGGAAATACAGAAAAAGAAAGAGCCAGGCAAGTTTGGGCCCGGGATAGGCTAG
- a CDS encoding NAD(P)H-hydrate dehydratase, translated as MAAVITINLPLAKKLVPPRRASSKKGDNGTVLVAGGSRFYHGAPVFTSMAALRAGTDLVYTAVPRSIITEVRCFSPALIALPLPDDKLTVGAANRLAAMLPKKSDAAAVGMGMSIAGPEAIIVLVRKLKERGTKILLDASALVPEILPEIASTNTVVTPHAGEYKRLFGEDPGKDEKERIANVTANAKKYGITILLKGPTDIVSDGKSTGINRTHNCAMTVGGTGDVLAGITAGLMCKVPPFEAALLAVYFNGLAGNLAFNRVGLHMTSADLLEDLPVAMKRFDVIIK; from the coding sequence GTGGCCGCAGTAATCACCATAAACCTGCCGCTTGCCAAGAAACTTGTACCGCCGCGCAGGGCGTCGTCGAAAAAGGGCGACAACGGCACGGTGCTTGTCGCCGGCGGCAGCAGGTTCTACCACGGCGCACCGGTGTTTACCAGCATGGCGGCGCTGCGCGCAGGCACGGACCTCGTCTACACCGCGGTTCCCCGCTCGATAATCACAGAGGTGCGATGCTTTTCGCCGGCGCTGATTGCACTTCCGCTTCCCGACGACAAGCTGACTGTGGGCGCGGCAAACAGGCTTGCGGCAATGCTTCCAAAAAAGTCCGACGCGGCTGCCGTAGGCATGGGAATGAGCATAGCCGGCCCGGAGGCGATAATCGTGCTTGTAAGAAAGCTCAAAGAGCGCGGGACGAAAATCCTGCTTGACGCTTCCGCGCTCGTGCCGGAGATACTGCCAGAGATTGCAAGCACAAACACCGTCGTGACTCCCCATGCAGGCGAGTACAAGCGATTGTTTGGCGAAGATCCTGGCAAGGATGAAAAGGAAAGGATTGCAAACGTGACCGCTAACGCAAAAAAATATGGAATAACAATCCTGCTCAAGGGGCCCACCGACATTGTTTCTGATGGCAAGAGCACCGGGATAAACCGCACGCACAACTGTGCCATGACGGTCGGAGGCACGGGCGACGTGCTTGCAGGCATTACTGCGGGCCTAATGTGCAAGGTCCCGCCCTTTGAGGCGGCGCTCCTTGCAGTCTATTTCAACGGGCTTGCGGGCAACCTTGCGTTTAACCGCGTCGGCCTGCACATGACGTCCGCGGACTTGCTGGAAGACCTGCCGGTTGCCATGAAGCGCTTTGACGTGATAATCAAATAA
- a CDS encoding SDR family oxidoreductase — MIVTGASSGIGRAASYRLASAGYRVYGLARSYDKLQEMAGELANFFFVPVEFDVTKPDKFDRVLDPIIKSGVFGLVNNAGYVEPGAIEDLSMESVRAQFETNFFGLVGVTKKILPALIAQKEGRIVNVSSMAGMVSLPTIGMYCATKHALEAFTEALRMELWNTGIKVASINPGVIETNIHFVTDEKVSQLKNSRFARAYKKYLQETPRGLPASIVADAIYDAVSSPKPKYRYLLGSAREKAGVRLRRIAPDDTIHALVAKRVLG, encoded by the coding sequence GTGATCGTAACCGGGGCGTCAAGCGGCATCGGCAGGGCCGCTTCGTACCGGCTTGCAAGTGCAGGATACAGGGTGTATGGCCTTGCAAGGAGTTATGACAAACTGCAAGAGATGGCTGGCGAGCTTGCAAACTTCTTCTTTGTCCCTGTCGAGTTTGACGTGACAAAGCCCGACAAGTTTGACCGGGTGCTGGATCCGATAATCAAATCAGGCGTCTTTGGCCTTGTCAACAACGCCGGCTATGTCGAGCCCGGCGCCATCGAGGATTTGTCGATGGAAAGCGTCAGGGCGCAGTTTGAGACCAACTTTTTCGGGCTTGTCGGTGTCACGAAAAAGATCCTGCCGGCGCTGATTGCGCAGAAGGAAGGCAGGATTGTAAACGTCAGCTCGATGGCAGGGATGGTGTCGCTTCCCACCATAGGCATGTACTGCGCGACCAAGCACGCGCTTGAAGCGTTCACGGAGGCGCTGCGTATGGAGCTGTGGAACACAGGGATAAAGGTCGCAAGCATAAACCCAGGAGTGATAGAGACAAACATACATTTTGTGACAGACGAAAAGGTGTCGCAGTTAAAGAATTCCAGGTTTGCAAGAGCGTACAAAAAGTACCTGCAGGAGACGCCCCGCGGCCTGCCGGCATCAATAGTTGCAGATGCCATATACGACGCGGTGTCGTCTCCAAAGCCGAAATACAGGTACCTGCTTGGCTCGGCAAGGGAAAAGGCAGGCGTGCGGCTCAGGCGCATTGCGCCGGACGACACCATACATGCGCTTGTAGCAAAGCGCGTTCTTGGATAA
- a CDS encoding thermonuclease family protein has product MPIPALAQTVDNDDVTINKLLVVPQGGQFEAGRQMSIQVDITSSRQDSILYIVQVKDQDGYTDYLGWEEVSFTGQRSFELPWTPQKEGRYIIQVFVWDGLSTPKPLSKASAGFLDVAGVSSVARCVGAAVCFSGTVTRITDGDTIRVNNIAIRLALVNTPERGEPGYKEATDFTAALCPVGSTALVDEDDGQQAGSYGRMVAKVFCGDKMLNAELLESGHAVASTNFCDESEFASEPWAHKYGCR; this is encoded by the coding sequence GTGCCAATCCCCGCACTCGCTCAGACGGTTGATAATGATGACGTTACAATAAACAAGTTGCTGGTGGTGCCACAAGGTGGCCAGTTTGAGGCCGGAAGACAGATGTCGATACAGGTGGACATTACTTCAAGCCGGCAGGACTCGATCTTGTACATTGTGCAGGTAAAGGACCAAGACGGCTATACAGACTATTTAGGGTGGGAGGAGGTCTCCTTTACAGGACAGCGCTCTTTTGAACTGCCGTGGACCCCGCAAAAAGAAGGGAGGTACATAATCCAGGTTTTCGTTTGGGACGGCCTGTCCACTCCGAAACCACTCTCCAAAGCCTCTGCCGGTTTTCTCGACGTCGCCGGCGTTTCCTCGGTAGCCCGTTGCGTCGGCGCCGCTGTATGCTTTTCTGGCACGGTCACGAGAATAACGGACGGCGACACAATCCGGGTCAACAATATTGCAATCCGGCTTGCGCTCGTAAACACGCCCGAAAGAGGGGAGCCTGGCTACAAGGAAGCGACGGACTTTACGGCGGCATTGTGCCCCGTCGGCTCGACTGCGCTTGTGGACGAGGATGACGGGCAGCAGGCGGGAAGCTATGGCAGGATGGTGGCAAAGGTGTTTTGTGGCGACAAGATGCTAAACGCCGAGCTTTTGGAATCAGGGCACGCCGTGGCGTCCACGAATTTCTGCGATGAAAGCGAGTTTGCCTCAGAGCCGTGGGCCCACAAGTACGGCTGCCGCTAG
- a CDS encoding Glu/Leu/Phe/Val family dehydrogenase, whose product MSQPINPFEMALKQLDEVAKLIKLDKGMHQVLAHPKRVLTVSIPVKMDSGEIKVFTGFRSQHNDARGPYKGGIRYHPQVTVDEVKALSMWMTWKCAIADIPYGGGKGGIICNPKEMSKGELERMTRRYAYGIADIIGPHTDIPAPDVYTGGNEMAWIMDTYSALKGNYVQPEVITGKPIPIGGSLGRNEATGRGLSFTVREAAKKLKINMKNATVAVQGFGNAGQFASQLVEEQGATVIAASDSKGGVYNKAGMSVQALRKHKEKTGSVVGFSGAKSISNEDLLETDCTILIPAALENQINAKNAKNVKAKIVAEAANGPTTPDADDVLYKNQALVIPDILANGGGVTVSYFEWLQNLRREYWSEAEVNQKLDKNITKAFLDIYHTHEEYSVNMRKASMVLAVNRVVEAIKIRGLWP is encoded by the coding sequence ATGTCCCAGCCGATCAACCCTTTTGAGATGGCACTCAAGCAGCTTGACGAAGTGGCAAAACTGATAAAGCTCGACAAGGGCATGCACCAGGTCCTGGCGCACCCAAAGCGTGTCCTTACAGTCTCTATCCCGGTCAAGATGGACTCTGGCGAGATCAAGGTTTTCACCGGTTTTAGGTCGCAGCACAACGACGCCCGCGGCCCGTACAAGGGCGGAATCCGCTACCACCCTCAGGTCACGGTCGACGAAGTGAAGGCACTTTCGATGTGGATGACCTGGAAGTGCGCAATTGCCGACATCCCGTACGGCGGAGGCAAGGGCGGAATCATCTGCAACCCAAAGGAGATGTCAAAGGGCGAGCTTGAAAGGATGACCCGGCGCTATGCCTACGGCATCGCCGACATCATAGGCCCGCACACGGATATCCCCGCTCCTGACGTCTACACTGGCGGCAACGAGATGGCCTGGATAATGGACACCTACTCGGCGCTAAAGGGCAACTATGTGCAGCCCGAAGTCATCACCGGCAAGCCGATCCCGATTGGCGGCTCGCTTGGCAGGAACGAGGCGACCGGCAGGGGGTTGTCCTTTACGGTGAGGGAAGCGGCAAAGAAGCTCAAGATAAACATGAAAAACGCCACCGTTGCTGTGCAGGGCTTTGGCAACGCCGGCCAGTTTGCGTCGCAGCTCGTAGAGGAGCAGGGAGCGACCGTGATTGCAGCATCGGACTCGAAGGGCGGCGTCTACAACAAGGCCGGCATGTCCGTGCAGGCGCTCCGCAAGCACAAGGAAAAGACGGGCTCTGTCGTCGGGTTTTCCGGCGCAAAATCAATAAGCAACGAGGACTTGCTGGAGACCGACTGCACTATCCTGATACCTGCCGCGCTTGAAAACCAGATAAACGCCAAGAACGCCAAGAACGTCAAGGCCAAGATCGTGGCCGAGGCTGCAAACGGGCCAACGACTCCTGATGCCGACGACGTTCTCTACAAGAACCAGGCGCTTGTGATACCCGACATCCTGGCAAACGGGGGCGGTGTCACGGTCTCGTACTTTGAGTGGCTGCAGAACCTCCGGCGCGAGTACTGGTCGGAGGCCGAAGTTAACCAGAAACTTGACAAGAACATTACAAAGGCGTTCCTCGACATCTACCACACACACGAGGAATACAGCGTCAACATGCGCAAGGCCTCGATGGTCCTGGCAGTCAACAGGGTCGTCGAAGCGATCAAGATCCGCGGCCTCTGGCCGTAA
- a CDS encoding cation diffusion facilitator family transporter produces MAASADVSSIIKRNALRYSLVAIASVFVFEFTAGIITNSLAVLADSTHALLDAVVTAILIIAVSLAAKPRDKEHTYGHGRIETIGGFIGGTALFVVSIFFIYEAVARLVFGGTAALSVNPGVIGFAAVVYTLAVDAFRMAVLGRAMRRISAATLKADLYHAIADFASTAVALVGLWLVTTGFYQGDAIAAIVLGIFLAYLSSRFAYQNAFELTDSIPPRLVARVRQAAAGTEGVLDCKDVKMRRVGSEIFAEVTISLKADISFEKAHEISALVERNIESSLVETGDAVESVTVHFEPIYSPDLPLESIIERAAARVSGVKGVHNIIVSRVDGTDRLEVSLHIQVNRSASLSEAHAIASAVEESIKGQVKRAENVTVHLEPLMPAVAGVQPLADVEIQNSIRQIVLAAGDIKKVGRIATFRTDEDTLKIDVDIGFSSDGPATIEQVHELVTEIEKQIRAKYPGSIVTIHAEPG; encoded by the coding sequence GTGGCAGCGTCTGCCGACGTTTCCTCCATCATCAAGAGAAATGCGCTGCGCTATTCGCTTGTAGCAATAGCATCCGTTTTTGTCTTCGAGTTTACAGCAGGCATCATCACAAACAGCCTTGCTGTCCTGGCAGACAGCACCCACGCGCTGCTCGACGCTGTAGTGACTGCAATACTGATAATCGCAGTGAGCCTTGCCGCCAAGCCCCGCGACAAGGAGCACACGTATGGCCACGGCAGGATAGAGACGATAGGCGGCTTTATCGGCGGAACCGCGCTCTTCGTAGTTTCAATATTTTTCATATACGAGGCTGTGGCAAGGCTCGTATTCGGGGGCACGGCCGCACTATCGGTCAACCCCGGCGTGATAGGCTTTGCAGCAGTCGTGTACACGCTTGCAGTCGACGCTTTCAGGATGGCGGTGCTTGGCAGGGCGATGCGCAGGATAAGCGCCGCCACGCTCAAGGCCGACCTCTACCACGCAATAGCTGACTTTGCATCGACCGCAGTGGCCCTTGTCGGCCTGTGGCTTGTCACCACCGGCTTTTACCAGGGCGACGCGATTGCCGCAATTGTCCTGGGCATATTCCTTGCTTATCTCAGCAGCAGGTTTGCGTACCAGAACGCGTTCGAGCTGACAGACAGCATCCCGCCGAGGCTGGTGGCAAGGGTCCGCCAGGCTGCCGCAGGCACAGAAGGCGTGCTTGACTGCAAGGACGTCAAGATGAGAAGGGTTGGAAGCGAGATCTTTGCAGAAGTCACGATAAGCCTAAAGGCGGACATCAGTTTTGAAAAGGCGCACGAGATAAGCGCGCTGGTAGAGCGCAACATCGAGTCAAGCCTTGTAGAAACAGGCGACGCCGTTGAAAGCGTCACCGTGCACTTTGAGCCGATATACAGCCCCGACCTGCCGCTTGAATCGATAATCGAGCGCGCGGCGGCACGCGTGTCGGGGGTAAAGGGCGTCCACAACATCATCGTTTCAAGGGTCGACGGCACCGACAGGCTGGAAGTGTCGCTCCACATCCAGGTCAACAGGTCAGCAAGCCTGAGCGAGGCGCACGCAATAGCAAGCGCGGTCGAAGAGTCGATAAAGGGTCAGGTCAAGCGCGCGGAAAACGTGACCGTGCATCTGGAGCCCCTCATGCCGGCGGTGGCCGGCGTCCAGCCGCTTGCAGACGTCGAAATCCAGAACTCCATACGGCAGATCGTTCTTGCGGCAGGCGATATCAAGAAGGTTGGAAGGATAGCGACGTTTAGGACCGACGAGGACACGCTCAAGATAGACGTCGACATTGGCTTTTCATCCGACGGGCCAGCCACGATAGAGCAGGTGCACGAGCTCGTGACAGAGATAGAGAAACAGATACGCGCCAAGTATCCCGGCTCGATAGTCACGATACATGCCGAGCCGGGCTAG
- a CDS encoding translin family protein produces MPVVSIQGSLEAINRDLKDVQERREKLIKGTRDAVMLCSKSIIAMHHGQLGEAAEMMGQAKAMLAEFRVHAGDDLYRYIALAEQELVEAYVLRAVMEGQSQQLPSMADLEVSGPSYLTGLLDCVGEIKRLVYDRMRSGNEKDAESLFAVMEDIYGAVYPFAVYDNIVAGLRKKLDVARMLIEDIRAVVTEEKRRKAMVDAIGGLEKRLLGGNI; encoded by the coding sequence ATGCCAGTTGTTAGCATTCAGGGCTCGCTTGAAGCCATCAACAGGGACCTAAAGGACGTGCAGGAGCGCCGCGAAAAACTGATCAAGGGAACACGCGACGCGGTGATGCTATGCAGCAAGTCGATAATCGCGATGCACCACGGGCAGCTTGGCGAGGCGGCCGAAATGATGGGCCAGGCAAAGGCCATGCTTGCCGAGTTTCGCGTCCACGCCGGCGACGACCTCTACCGGTACATCGCATTGGCGGAACAGGAGCTGGTGGAGGCGTACGTGCTGCGGGCGGTGATGGAAGGGCAGTCGCAGCAGCTCCCGTCAATGGCCGACCTTGAAGTATCGGGCCCGTCGTACCTCACCGGGCTTTTGGACTGCGTCGGTGAGATAAAGAGGCTGGTGTACGACCGCATGCGATCCGGCAACGAGAAGGACGCCGAGAGCTTGTTTGCCGTGATGGAGGATATTTACGGCGCAGTCTACCCCTTTGCAGTGTACGACAACATCGTGGCCGGCCTGCGCAAAAAGCTTGACGTGGCAAGGATGCTTATCGAGGACATCCGGGCAGTCGTCACGGAGGAAAAGAGGCGCAAGGCGATGGTCGACGCCATAGGCGGCCTTGAAAAGAGGCTGCTGGGCGGAAATATTTAA